In Uranotaenia lowii strain MFRU-FL chromosome 2, ASM2978415v1, whole genome shotgun sequence, one genomic interval encodes:
- the LOC129749884 gene encoding cilia- and flagella-associated protein 157, protein MSKEKKPKKPKKAVPDIQPVDGLSAVDRQFFEITINDLNQKLARLRTHNVQIEERNEELESKLKQVEEDRADVTAFLNRILQEKLAVIVELEDKLSELSKVRDQENEECQKQINSLDAKFKAMHEQLTSEIKLLTGKLNSMEEFRIQRDELMAKFDAQDTELKEQTKRHKTTLYEMERKVILDKDRLRKDVENKLLQLSTEFTKSSEIRVAAHTQRLVRENISLNNEMDRMIFTQERLERKCADLKAVNIELKNKAEIDLIEKDRLMQTCQERLDLVKQLTDQYELQLQSNLQLNEFKEKADEFVTETQATKKEYNQLRQKVRILEQYVHYINADRQDLRNEAGYYREEFGRIAEVLKTVRFTVRSAFSEEEMDDLPHREIKRRRLISDLLSTLTDLEMKPRIEIEKQQPTLDEEYKQGDLGVISREIVDDTLLQPNSALQAIETPIISSDTASSNTEKDSTNVKITSESDEVLDPVSGSKLHFEGDPDLREKPAEGDDENGSDSKLGEDSGGRSSEQDDASPYERSLRGEDSRSGRVSAASERPEDVIIDAPEVIEDEPIEFAPPTITKQDQD, encoded by the coding sequence ATGTCAAAGGAGAAAAAACCCAAAAAGCCTAAAAAGGCTGTGCCGGACATTCAGCCGGTTGATGGGTTAAGTGCAGTGGACCGGCAGTTTTTCGAAATAACCATCAACGATCTGAACCAGAAGCTGGCTCGTTTGCGGACTCACAATGTTCAGATTGAGGAACGTAACGAGGAGCTGGAGAGCAAGCTGAAGCAGGTTGAGGAAGATCGAGCAGATGTGACCGCTTTTCTGAATCGGATCTTGCAGGAGAAGCTGGCCGTTATTGTGGAGCTGGAAGATAAGTTAAGTGAGCTGTCTAAAGTGCGTGACCAGGAGAACGAAGAATGTCAAAAGCAGATAAATTCGTTGGACGCAAAGTTCAAGGCGATGCACGAACAACTGACATCGGAAATTAAGCTGTTAACGGGTAAGCTGAACTCCATGGAAGAGTTCCGTATTCAGCGAGATGAGTTGATGGCTAAATTTGATGCTCAAGATACGGAGCTGAAGGAGCAGACAAAACGTCACAAAACAACCCTGTACGAAATGGAACGAAAAGTTATACTTGATAAAGATCGTCTTCGGAAAGATGTCGAGAACAAGCTGCTGCAGCTATCTACCGAATTTACGAAATCTTCAGAGATTCGAGTGGCGGCTCACACTCAGCGTTTGGTTCGGGAAAACATTTCTCTCAACAACGAAATGGATCGAATGATTTTCACACAAGAGCGACTGGAAAGGAAATGCGCAGATCTGAAGGCGGTGAACATCGAGTTGAAAAACAAAGCAGAAATTGATCTCATCGAGAAGGATCGATTAATGCAAACGTGTCAGGAAAGATTGGATCTCGTCAAACAGCTTACCGATCAGTACGAACTTCAGCTGCAAAGTAATCTACAGTTGAATGAGTTCAAGGAGAAAGCGGACGAATTTGTTACTGAAACTCAAGCCACCAAGAAAGAGTACAACCAACTGAGACAAAAGGTTCGTATTCTGGAGCAATATGTCCATTACATCAATGCCGATCGTCAGGATCTACGCAACGAAGCCGGTTATTACCGTGAAGAATTTGGTCGCATAGCGGAAGTACTCAAAACTGTCCGCTTCACCGTGAGATCAGCATTCAGTGAAGAAGAAATGGATGATTTACCGCATCGAGAAATTAAACGGAGGCGGCTCATTTCTGACCTTTTGAGCACATTGACAGATCTTGAAATGAAACCTCGTATCGAAATCGAAAAACAACAACCGACGTTAGATGAAGAGTACAAACAAGGTGACCTTGGAGTGATTTCACGAGAAATTGTTGATGACACCCTGCTACAACCCAACTCAGCACTTCAAGCGATCGAGACCCCGATCATAAGTTCAGACACGGCCTCATCGAATACCGAAAAGGACAGTACAAACGTCAAAATAACGAGCGAAAGTGACGAAGTACTTGATCCCGTCAGCGGTTCGAAACTTCACTTCGAGGGTGATCCGGATCTGAGGGAGAAACCCGCCGAGGGAGACGACGAGAATGGGTCCGATTCGAAACTGGGAGAAGACTCCGGTGGCCGAAGTTCCGAACAGGACGATGCAAGCCCGTACGAGCGATCACTCCGGGGGGAAGATTCACGTAGCGGAAGGGTTTCGGCCGCGTCCGAACGACCAGAGGACGTCATCATCGACGCACCGGAAGTGATCGAGGACGAACCAATTGAATTTGCTCCCCCCACGATCACCAAGCAGGACCAAGATTGA